A genomic window from Prunus persica cultivar Lovell chromosome G2, Prunus_persica_NCBIv2, whole genome shotgun sequence includes:
- the LOC18787791 gene encoding uncharacterized protein LOC18787791 isoform X2 produces the protein MAVSADAAVVEVLDSSNYVDWSVLVKNYLLAQDLWDVVEQDEEEEDEEEEEADDKFKAWRKKNATALHKIQILCGREAFSLIRNATSAKRAWDTLAEKFKRKPDAAIAAKHDPYQPFFAAVKLGDWRKAKEFLTRDPNAIRARYSTGGTALHIATKFGHEHIVEELVQLMTPEDLEMQDVTWTALHLAARLNLKMVECMVRKNKKLLGIVEESHRLTPILFAAKNDLWDIVRYLYSVTPIQDLMPENGPYGAGLVCFCLLAKQFDIAWELLQRCPRLVITKDVVGTSPIRALAGIPSAFPSGTPLKFWEKWIYDGIHIQHPPAIHDVHVNVENLEEKLGNQNISFSVFGFTQGPSSSLCKLLGINRICEMKLIHARSLDILDYMCEVVKHLDTQEMEDGLVYAAIFRAVQRGIIEFVIRLCKVDPDILWKTNSMGRNIFQYSIECRQEKVYSLIYGVGQRNLIATFSDASGNDMLHLAGMLSPTEKLDLISGAALQMQRERQWFKEVKSLVVLPSGVGAFNKQGMRPHELFTQNHNKLKEEGEKWMKDAATSCTVVGALTITIMFAAAFTVPGGNNGGTGFPLFLDEKMFLVFIVSDAISLFSSTTSVLMFLGILTSRYAEDDFLKSLPTKMIIGLSTLLISIASMMVAFCSALFLMLHEKLWIVIPIIFLSSVPVTLFIWMQFPVLVEIFISTYGGGIFDKKVRRWI, from the exons ATGGCCGTCTCCGCAGATGCAGCTGTTGTGGAAGTTCTTGATAGCAGTAACTATGTGGATTGGAGTGTATTGGTTAAAAATTACTTGTTGGCTCAAGACCTTTGGGATGTAGTGGAacaagacgaagaagaagaagacgaagaggaagaagaagcggATGATAAGTTCAAAGcttggaggaagaagaatgCCACGGctttacataaaatccaaattttgtGCGGGCGGGAAGCTTTTTCCCTCATTAGAAACGCCACTTCAGCCAAACGCGCTTGGGATACTTTGGCAGAAAAGTTCAAGCGAAAACCAG ATGCTGCAATTGCTGCCAAGCATGATCCGTATCAACCTTTCTTCGCTGCTGTTAAGCTTGGTGATTGGCGTAAAGCGAAGGAATTTCTTACCCGAGATCCCAATGCAATAAGAGCAAGATATTCAACAGGAGGGACAGCTCTTCACATTGCAACCAAGTTCGGACATGAGCATATTGTGGAAGAGTTGGTTCAGTTGATGACACCGGAAGACTTGGAAATGCAAGATGTTACTTGGACAGCTCTTCATCTTGCTGCAAGATTAAATCTCAAAATGGTTGAATGCATGGTTAGAAAGAACAAGAAACTACTTGGCATTGTTGAAGAGTCCCACCGTCTGACACCAATTCTCTTCGCTGCTAAGAATGACTTATGGGATATCGTTCGTTATCTCTACTCCGTCACTCCGATCCAAGACCTAATGCCAGAGAATGGCCCTTATGGCGCTGGActtgtttgcttttgtttaCTAGCCAAACAATTTG ATATTGCGTGGGAATTACTTCAGCGTTGCCCACGATTGGTAATTACTAAAGATGTTGTGGGAACATCCCCTATACGTGCATTGGCTGGCATCCCTTCTGCATTTCCGAGTGGGACGCCGCTCAAATTCTGGGAAAAATGGATCTATGATG GCATACACATACAACATCCTCCTGCCATCCATGATGTTCACGTCAATGTTGAAAATCTAGAAGAGAAACTGGGCAACCAAAATATCAGTTTCTCAG TCTTCGGTTTCACGCAAGGGCCTTCTTCAAGCCTCTGCAAGCTTTTAG GAATCAACCGCATATGTGAAATGAAATTGATCCACGCTCGATCCCTAGATATTTTGGATTACATGTGTGAAGTGGTAAAACATCTAGACActcaagaaatggaagatggCCTTGTCTATGCAGCAATATTCCGAGCTGTACAAAGGGGGATTATTGAGTTCGTTATTCGTTTATGTAAAGTAGATCCGGATATATTGtggaaaacaaattcaatGGGAAGGAACATCTTTCAGTATTCAATTGAGTGTCGCCAGGAAAAAGTATATAGCCTCATATATGGGGTTGGTCAGAGAAATCTTATTGCAACATTTTCAGATGCTTCTGGAAATGATATGCTACATCTTGCAGGGATGCTATCTCCAACAGAAAAACTTGATCTTATTTCAGGTGCAGCCTTGCAAATGCAGAGAGAAAGACAATGGTTCAAG GAGGTGAAAAGTCTTGTAGTTTTACCCTCGGGAGTGGGAGCTTTCAATAAACAGGGTATGAGACCCCATGAACTATTTACCCAGAACCATAATAAATTgaaggaagaaggagaaaagtGGATGAAAGATGCAGCAACCTCTTGTACAGTTGTAGGTGCTCTCACTATTACCATCATGTTTGCTGCAGCCTTCACGGTGCCTGGTGGAAACAATGGAGGAACAGGCTTTCCCTTGTTCTTAGATGAAAagatgtttttggtttttatagtTTCAGATGCTATATCACTCTTTTCTTCCACCACTTCAGTGTTGATGTTTTTGGGAATCCTTACATCACGATATGCAGAAGACGATTTTCTAAAATCCTTACCCACAAAGATGATAATCGGCCTTTCAACACTCTTGATTTCCATCGCTTCCATGATGGTTGCCTTTTGTTCTGCTCTTTTCCTTATGCTTCATGAAAAACTATGGATTGTCATTCCAATCATTTTCCTCTCCAGCGTTCCAGTCACCTTATTTATTTGGATGCAATTTCCTGTTCTTGTTGAGATTTTCATTTCTACATATGGAGGAGGGATATTTGACAAGAAAGTGAGACGGTGGATATAA
- the LOC18787791 gene encoding uncharacterized protein LOC18787791 isoform X3 produces the protein MAVSADAAVVEVLDSSNYVDWSVLVKNYLLAQDLWDVVEQDEEEEDEEEEEADDKFKAWRKKNATALHKIQILCGREAFSLIRNATSAKRAWDTLAEKFKRKPDAAIAAKHDPYQPFFAAVKLGDWRKAKEFLTRDPNAIRARYSTGGTALHIATKFGHEHIVEELVQLMTPEDLEMQDVTWTALHLAARLNLKMVECMVRKNKKLLGIVEESHRLTPILFAAKNDLWDIVRYLYSVTPIQDLMPENGPYGAGLVCFCLLAKQFVDIAWELLQRCPRLVITKDVVGTSPIRALAGIPSAFPSGTPLKFWEKWIYDGIHIQHPPAIHDVHVNVENLEEKLGNQNISFSGINRICEMKLIHARSLDILDYMCEVVKHLDTQEMEDGLVYAAIFRAVQRGIIEFVIRLCKVDPDILWKTNSMGRNIFQYSIECRQEKVYSLIYGVGQRNLIATFSDASGNDMLHLAGMLSPTEKLDLISGAALQMQRERQWFKEVKSLVVLPSGVGAFNKQGMRPHELFTQNHNKLKEEGEKWMKDAATSCTVVGALTITIMFAAAFTVPGGNNGGTGFPLFLDEKMFLVFIVSDAISLFSSTTSVLMFLGILTSRYAEDDFLKSLPTKMIIGLSTLLISIASMMVAFCSALFLMLHEKLWIVIPIIFLSSVPVTLFIWMQFPVLVEIFISTYGGGIFDKKVRRWI, from the exons ATGGCCGTCTCCGCAGATGCAGCTGTTGTGGAAGTTCTTGATAGCAGTAACTATGTGGATTGGAGTGTATTGGTTAAAAATTACTTGTTGGCTCAAGACCTTTGGGATGTAGTGGAacaagacgaagaagaagaagacgaagaggaagaagaagcggATGATAAGTTCAAAGcttggaggaagaagaatgCCACGGctttacataaaatccaaattttgtGCGGGCGGGAAGCTTTTTCCCTCATTAGAAACGCCACTTCAGCCAAACGCGCTTGGGATACTTTGGCAGAAAAGTTCAAGCGAAAACCAG ATGCTGCAATTGCTGCCAAGCATGATCCGTATCAACCTTTCTTCGCTGCTGTTAAGCTTGGTGATTGGCGTAAAGCGAAGGAATTTCTTACCCGAGATCCCAATGCAATAAGAGCAAGATATTCAACAGGAGGGACAGCTCTTCACATTGCAACCAAGTTCGGACATGAGCATATTGTGGAAGAGTTGGTTCAGTTGATGACACCGGAAGACTTGGAAATGCAAGATGTTACTTGGACAGCTCTTCATCTTGCTGCAAGATTAAATCTCAAAATGGTTGAATGCATGGTTAGAAAGAACAAGAAACTACTTGGCATTGTTGAAGAGTCCCACCGTCTGACACCAATTCTCTTCGCTGCTAAGAATGACTTATGGGATATCGTTCGTTATCTCTACTCCGTCACTCCGATCCAAGACCTAATGCCAGAGAATGGCCCTTATGGCGCTGGActtgtttgcttttgtttaCTAGCCAAACAATTTG TAGATATTGCGTGGGAATTACTTCAGCGTTGCCCACGATTGGTAATTACTAAAGATGTTGTGGGAACATCCCCTATACGTGCATTGGCTGGCATCCCTTCTGCATTTCCGAGTGGGACGCCGCTCAAATTCTGGGAAAAATGGATCTATGATG GCATACACATACAACATCCTCCTGCCATCCATGATGTTCACGTCAATGTTGAAAATCTAGAAGAGAAACTGGGCAACCAAAATATCAGTTTCTCAG GAATCAACCGCATATGTGAAATGAAATTGATCCACGCTCGATCCCTAGATATTTTGGATTACATGTGTGAAGTGGTAAAACATCTAGACActcaagaaatggaagatggCCTTGTCTATGCAGCAATATTCCGAGCTGTACAAAGGGGGATTATTGAGTTCGTTATTCGTTTATGTAAAGTAGATCCGGATATATTGtggaaaacaaattcaatGGGAAGGAACATCTTTCAGTATTCAATTGAGTGTCGCCAGGAAAAAGTATATAGCCTCATATATGGGGTTGGTCAGAGAAATCTTATTGCAACATTTTCAGATGCTTCTGGAAATGATATGCTACATCTTGCAGGGATGCTATCTCCAACAGAAAAACTTGATCTTATTTCAGGTGCAGCCTTGCAAATGCAGAGAGAAAGACAATGGTTCAAG GAGGTGAAAAGTCTTGTAGTTTTACCCTCGGGAGTGGGAGCTTTCAATAAACAGGGTATGAGACCCCATGAACTATTTACCCAGAACCATAATAAATTgaaggaagaaggagaaaagtGGATGAAAGATGCAGCAACCTCTTGTACAGTTGTAGGTGCTCTCACTATTACCATCATGTTTGCTGCAGCCTTCACGGTGCCTGGTGGAAACAATGGAGGAACAGGCTTTCCCTTGTTCTTAGATGAAAagatgtttttggtttttatagtTTCAGATGCTATATCACTCTTTTCTTCCACCACTTCAGTGTTGATGTTTTTGGGAATCCTTACATCACGATATGCAGAAGACGATTTTCTAAAATCCTTACCCACAAAGATGATAATCGGCCTTTCAACACTCTTGATTTCCATCGCTTCCATGATGGTTGCCTTTTGTTCTGCTCTTTTCCTTATGCTTCATGAAAAACTATGGATTGTCATTCCAATCATTTTCCTCTCCAGCGTTCCAGTCACCTTATTTATTTGGATGCAATTTCCTGTTCTTGTTGAGATTTTCATTTCTACATATGGAGGAGGGATATTTGACAAGAAAGTGAGACGGTGGATATAA
- the LOC18787791 gene encoding ankyrin repeat-containing protein NPR4 isoform X4: MAVSADAAVVEVLDSSNYVDWSVLVKNYLLAQDLWDVVEQDEEEEDEEEEEADDKFKAWRKKNATALHKIQILCGREAFSLIRNATSAKRAWDTLAEKFKRKPDAAIAAKHDPYQPFFAAVKLGDWRKAKEFLTRDPNAIRARYSTGGTALHIATKFGHEHIVEELVQLMTPEDLEMQDVTWTALHLAARLNLKMVECMVRKNKKLLGIVEESHRLTPILFAAKNDLWDIVRYLYSVTPIQDLMPENGPYGAGLVCFCLLAKQFVDIAWELLQRCPRLVITKDVVGTSPIRALAGIPSAFPSGTPLKFWEKWIYDGIHIQHPPAIHDVHVNVENLEEKLGNQNISFSGMLSPTEKLDLISGAALQMQRERQWFKEVKSLVVLPSGVGAFNKQGMRPHELFTQNHNKLKEEGEKWMKDAATSCTVVGALTITIMFAAAFTVPGGNNGGTGFPLFLDEKMFLVFIVSDAISLFSSTTSVLMFLGILTSRYAEDDFLKSLPTKMIIGLSTLLISIASMMVAFCSALFLMLHEKLWIVIPIIFLSSVPVTLFIWMQFPVLVEIFISTYGGGIFDKKVRRWI, from the exons ATGGCCGTCTCCGCAGATGCAGCTGTTGTGGAAGTTCTTGATAGCAGTAACTATGTGGATTGGAGTGTATTGGTTAAAAATTACTTGTTGGCTCAAGACCTTTGGGATGTAGTGGAacaagacgaagaagaagaagacgaagaggaagaagaagcggATGATAAGTTCAAAGcttggaggaagaagaatgCCACGGctttacataaaatccaaattttgtGCGGGCGGGAAGCTTTTTCCCTCATTAGAAACGCCACTTCAGCCAAACGCGCTTGGGATACTTTGGCAGAAAAGTTCAAGCGAAAACCAG ATGCTGCAATTGCTGCCAAGCATGATCCGTATCAACCTTTCTTCGCTGCTGTTAAGCTTGGTGATTGGCGTAAAGCGAAGGAATTTCTTACCCGAGATCCCAATGCAATAAGAGCAAGATATTCAACAGGAGGGACAGCTCTTCACATTGCAACCAAGTTCGGACATGAGCATATTGTGGAAGAGTTGGTTCAGTTGATGACACCGGAAGACTTGGAAATGCAAGATGTTACTTGGACAGCTCTTCATCTTGCTGCAAGATTAAATCTCAAAATGGTTGAATGCATGGTTAGAAAGAACAAGAAACTACTTGGCATTGTTGAAGAGTCCCACCGTCTGACACCAATTCTCTTCGCTGCTAAGAATGACTTATGGGATATCGTTCGTTATCTCTACTCCGTCACTCCGATCCAAGACCTAATGCCAGAGAATGGCCCTTATGGCGCTGGActtgtttgcttttgtttaCTAGCCAAACAATTTG TAGATATTGCGTGGGAATTACTTCAGCGTTGCCCACGATTGGTAATTACTAAAGATGTTGTGGGAACATCCCCTATACGTGCATTGGCTGGCATCCCTTCTGCATTTCCGAGTGGGACGCCGCTCAAATTCTGGGAAAAATGGATCTATGATG GCATACACATACAACATCCTCCTGCCATCCATGATGTTCACGTCAATGTTGAAAATCTAGAAGAGAAACTGGGCAACCAAAATATCAGTTTCTCAG GGATGCTATCTCCAACAGAAAAACTTGATCTTATTTCAGGTGCAGCCTTGCAAATGCAGAGAGAAAGACAATGGTTCAAG GAGGTGAAAAGTCTTGTAGTTTTACCCTCGGGAGTGGGAGCTTTCAATAAACAGGGTATGAGACCCCATGAACTATTTACCCAGAACCATAATAAATTgaaggaagaaggagaaaagtGGATGAAAGATGCAGCAACCTCTTGTACAGTTGTAGGTGCTCTCACTATTACCATCATGTTTGCTGCAGCCTTCACGGTGCCTGGTGGAAACAATGGAGGAACAGGCTTTCCCTTGTTCTTAGATGAAAagatgtttttggtttttatagtTTCAGATGCTATATCACTCTTTTCTTCCACCACTTCAGTGTTGATGTTTTTGGGAATCCTTACATCACGATATGCAGAAGACGATTTTCTAAAATCCTTACCCACAAAGATGATAATCGGCCTTTCAACACTCTTGATTTCCATCGCTTCCATGATGGTTGCCTTTTGTTCTGCTCTTTTCCTTATGCTTCATGAAAAACTATGGATTGTCATTCCAATCATTTTCCTCTCCAGCGTTCCAGTCACCTTATTTATTTGGATGCAATTTCCTGTTCTTGTTGAGATTTTCATTTCTACATATGGAGGAGGGATATTTGACAAGAAAGTGAGACGGTGGATATAA
- the LOC18787791 gene encoding uncharacterized protein LOC18787791 isoform X1 yields MAVSADAAVVEVLDSSNYVDWSVLVKNYLLAQDLWDVVEQDEEEEDEEEEEADDKFKAWRKKNATALHKIQILCGREAFSLIRNATSAKRAWDTLAEKFKRKPDAAIAAKHDPYQPFFAAVKLGDWRKAKEFLTRDPNAIRARYSTGGTALHIATKFGHEHIVEELVQLMTPEDLEMQDVTWTALHLAARLNLKMVECMVRKNKKLLGIVEESHRLTPILFAAKNDLWDIVRYLYSVTPIQDLMPENGPYGAGLVCFCLLAKQFVDIAWELLQRCPRLVITKDVVGTSPIRALAGIPSAFPSGTPLKFWEKWIYDGIHIQHPPAIHDVHVNVENLEEKLGNQNISFSVFGFTQGPSSSLCKLLGINRICEMKLIHARSLDILDYMCEVVKHLDTQEMEDGLVYAAIFRAVQRGIIEFVIRLCKVDPDILWKTNSMGRNIFQYSIECRQEKVYSLIYGVGQRNLIATFSDASGNDMLHLAGMLSPTEKLDLISGAALQMQRERQWFKEVKSLVVLPSGVGAFNKQGMRPHELFTQNHNKLKEEGEKWMKDAATSCTVVGALTITIMFAAAFTVPGGNNGGTGFPLFLDEKMFLVFIVSDAISLFSSTTSVLMFLGILTSRYAEDDFLKSLPTKMIIGLSTLLISIASMMVAFCSALFLMLHEKLWIVIPIIFLSSVPVTLFIWMQFPVLVEIFISTYGGGIFDKKVRRWI; encoded by the exons ATGGCCGTCTCCGCAGATGCAGCTGTTGTGGAAGTTCTTGATAGCAGTAACTATGTGGATTGGAGTGTATTGGTTAAAAATTACTTGTTGGCTCAAGACCTTTGGGATGTAGTGGAacaagacgaagaagaagaagacgaagaggaagaagaagcggATGATAAGTTCAAAGcttggaggaagaagaatgCCACGGctttacataaaatccaaattttgtGCGGGCGGGAAGCTTTTTCCCTCATTAGAAACGCCACTTCAGCCAAACGCGCTTGGGATACTTTGGCAGAAAAGTTCAAGCGAAAACCAG ATGCTGCAATTGCTGCCAAGCATGATCCGTATCAACCTTTCTTCGCTGCTGTTAAGCTTGGTGATTGGCGTAAAGCGAAGGAATTTCTTACCCGAGATCCCAATGCAATAAGAGCAAGATATTCAACAGGAGGGACAGCTCTTCACATTGCAACCAAGTTCGGACATGAGCATATTGTGGAAGAGTTGGTTCAGTTGATGACACCGGAAGACTTGGAAATGCAAGATGTTACTTGGACAGCTCTTCATCTTGCTGCAAGATTAAATCTCAAAATGGTTGAATGCATGGTTAGAAAGAACAAGAAACTACTTGGCATTGTTGAAGAGTCCCACCGTCTGACACCAATTCTCTTCGCTGCTAAGAATGACTTATGGGATATCGTTCGTTATCTCTACTCCGTCACTCCGATCCAAGACCTAATGCCAGAGAATGGCCCTTATGGCGCTGGActtgtttgcttttgtttaCTAGCCAAACAATTTG TAGATATTGCGTGGGAATTACTTCAGCGTTGCCCACGATTGGTAATTACTAAAGATGTTGTGGGAACATCCCCTATACGTGCATTGGCTGGCATCCCTTCTGCATTTCCGAGTGGGACGCCGCTCAAATTCTGGGAAAAATGGATCTATGATG GCATACACATACAACATCCTCCTGCCATCCATGATGTTCACGTCAATGTTGAAAATCTAGAAGAGAAACTGGGCAACCAAAATATCAGTTTCTCAG TCTTCGGTTTCACGCAAGGGCCTTCTTCAAGCCTCTGCAAGCTTTTAG GAATCAACCGCATATGTGAAATGAAATTGATCCACGCTCGATCCCTAGATATTTTGGATTACATGTGTGAAGTGGTAAAACATCTAGACActcaagaaatggaagatggCCTTGTCTATGCAGCAATATTCCGAGCTGTACAAAGGGGGATTATTGAGTTCGTTATTCGTTTATGTAAAGTAGATCCGGATATATTGtggaaaacaaattcaatGGGAAGGAACATCTTTCAGTATTCAATTGAGTGTCGCCAGGAAAAAGTATATAGCCTCATATATGGGGTTGGTCAGAGAAATCTTATTGCAACATTTTCAGATGCTTCTGGAAATGATATGCTACATCTTGCAGGGATGCTATCTCCAACAGAAAAACTTGATCTTATTTCAGGTGCAGCCTTGCAAATGCAGAGAGAAAGACAATGGTTCAAG GAGGTGAAAAGTCTTGTAGTTTTACCCTCGGGAGTGGGAGCTTTCAATAAACAGGGTATGAGACCCCATGAACTATTTACCCAGAACCATAATAAATTgaaggaagaaggagaaaagtGGATGAAAGATGCAGCAACCTCTTGTACAGTTGTAGGTGCTCTCACTATTACCATCATGTTTGCTGCAGCCTTCACGGTGCCTGGTGGAAACAATGGAGGAACAGGCTTTCCCTTGTTCTTAGATGAAAagatgtttttggtttttatagtTTCAGATGCTATATCACTCTTTTCTTCCACCACTTCAGTGTTGATGTTTTTGGGAATCCTTACATCACGATATGCAGAAGACGATTTTCTAAAATCCTTACCCACAAAGATGATAATCGGCCTTTCAACACTCTTGATTTCCATCGCTTCCATGATGGTTGCCTTTTGTTCTGCTCTTTTCCTTATGCTTCATGAAAAACTATGGATTGTCATTCCAATCATTTTCCTCTCCAGCGTTCCAGTCACCTTATTTATTTGGATGCAATTTCCTGTTCTTGTTGAGATTTTCATTTCTACATATGGAGGAGGGATATTTGACAAGAAAGTGAGACGGTGGATATAA